A region from the Triticum urartu cultivar G1812 chromosome 1, Tu2.1, whole genome shotgun sequence genome encodes:
- the LOC125508231 gene encoding phytyl ester synthase 1, chloroplastic gives MSIPALRSFPAVYGVKPTARLVRHHSRLGGGLRASSVAVNGEVGLRNRSGKKEDAVKEEKDRGLEPLYDDGFGGVTVKDYFAAARALCKDDGGPPRWFSPVECGQPAVEDAPLLLFLPGTDGVGMGLILHHKSLGKAFEVRCLHIPVNDRTPFEGLLQIVEKSIQYEHDLSPNRPIYLVGDSFGGCLALAAAARNPHIDLVLLLVNPATSFAKTPLQPILPLLEAMPSDLHVTVPYLLSFVMADPLKMAMVSIENNLSPPETLQKLSESLTSLLPLLSQLADIIPRDALLWKLKLLKSGAAYANSRLHAVQAEVLFLASGKDNLLPSGEEADRLFKALKNCRVRYFKENGHTLLLEDGVNLLSVIKGANMYRRGRQRDFVTDYLPPTLSEFKKTFDEDHKLFHLALSPVMMSTLTNGKIVRGLAGVPDQGPVLFVGYHALMGIELSPLYEEFLREKNTIVRGMAHPMLFGSKYETSRQESSRLDIVSMYGGLPVTPINMYRLFERNQYVLLYPGGAREALHRKGEEYKLFWPDQPEFVRMAARFGVTVIPFGFVGEDDILELVLDYNDQKNIPYLREWIESINKDGQRVRDSVKGEEGNQDMHIPAIVPKVPGRFYYLFGKPIKMEGMNNVLTDRESANEVYLHIKSEVENAMAYLKRKREEDPYRSIAQRAVYQATQGVSAQVPTFEP, from the exons ATGTCCATTCCCGCCCTCCGCTCCTTCCCAGCCGTCTACGGCGTGAAGCCGACCGCCCGCCTGGTCCGACACCATTCCCGGCTCGGCGGCGGCCTCCGGGCCAGCTCCGTCGCTGTGAACGGGGAGGTGGGGCTGAGAAACAGGAGCGGGAAGAAGGAGGACGCGGTGAAGGAGGAGAAGGACAGAGGACTGGAGCCTCTGTACGACGACGGGTTCGGGGGCGTGACCGTCAAGGACTACTTCGCTGCCGCCAGGGCCCTGTGCAAGGACGACGGAGGGCCGCCGCGGTGGTTCAGCCCCGTCGAGTGCGGCCAGCCGGCGGTGGAGGACGCGCCCCTGCTGCTCTTCTTGCCAG GAACTGATGGTGTTGGGATGGGGCTCATTCTGCACCACAAGTCTTTGGGCAA GGCCTTTGAAGTTCGTTGTTTGCATATACCAGTAAATGATCGTACACCATTTGAAG GGCTATTACAAATTGTCGAAAAATCTATCCAATATGAGCATGATTTATCACCAAACAGACCGATATATCTTGTTGGAGATTCCTTTGGTGGATGCCTGGCACTTGCAGCGGCAGCTCGTAATCCACACATCGATTTGGTCCTCCTACTGGTAAACCCAG CAACATCATTTGCAAAGACTCCACTGCAGCCAATATTGCCTCTTTTGGAAGCAATGCCAAGCGACCTTCATGTTACAGTTCCGTATCTTCTTAGTTTTGTTATGG CTGACCCTCTGAAGATGGCTATGGTTAGCATTGAGAACAACCTTTCTCCTCCAGAAACTCTTCAAAAGCTGTCAGAAAGTCTCACTTCTTTGCTGCCTTTGCTTTCA caattggcagatatcatACCAAGGGATGCTCTTTTGTGGAAGCTCAAGCTTCTTAAGTCAGGAGCAGCCTATGCCAACTCTCGTCTTCATGCTGTACAAGCTGAAGTTCTGTTTCTTGCCAG TGGCAAAGACAATCTTCTGCCGAGTGGAGAAGAGGCAGATCGACTCTTCAAGGCACTGAAAAACTGCAGAGTTCGATACTTCAAGGAAAATGGCCATACACTACTCTTG GAGGATGGTGTGAATCTGTTATCTGTTATAAAAGGTGCAAACATGTACCGCCGTGGCAGGCAACGGGACTTTGTGACCGACTACCTTCCCCCTACACTAAGTGAGTTCAAGAAAACATTTGATGAAGACCACAA ATTGTTTCACCTTGCACTGAGCCCAGTCATGATGTCTACTCTGACAAATGGAAAAATTGTCCGTGGCCTTGCTGGTGTTCCTGACCAAGGTCCTGTCTTGTTTGTGGGTTATCATGCACTGATGGGGATCGAGTTAAGCCCATTGTATGAAGAGTTTTTGAGGGAGAAGAACACGATTGTTCGTGGCATGGCTCATCCAATGTTGTTTGGATCAAAATATGAGACCTCGCGCCAGGAGTCGTCTCGGCTTGATATAGTCTCTATGTATGGCGGATTACCAGTCACTCCAATCAATATGTACAGGCTGTTTGAGAGAAATCAATATGTTCTCCTCTATCCTGGTGGTGCTCGGGAAGCTCTACATAGGAAG GGTGAAGAATACAAGTTGTTTTGGCCAGATCAGCCTGAATTTGTAAGGATGGCGGCAAGGTTTGGTGTTACAGTCATTCCATTTGGGTTTGTCGGAGAAGATGACATTTTAGAG TTGGTTCTGGATTACAATGATCAAAAGAACATTCCGTACCTTCGGGAGTGGATAGAGTCAATCAACAAAGACGGCCAGAGAGTGAG AGATAGCGTCAAAGGAGAGGAAGGGAATCAGGACATGCACATACCTGCTATTGTTCCTAAAGTACCCGGACGATTCTACTACCTTTTTGGCAAACCAATCAAAATGGAAGGGATGAACAATGTTCTGACGGATAGGGAGAGCGCAAATGAAGTGTATTTACATATCAAATCAGAAGTCGAGAACGCAATGGCATACTTAAAGAGGAAGAGGGAGGAAGACCCTTACAGGAGTATAGCTCAGCGTGCTGTGTACCAGGCAACTCAGGGTGTTTCTGCTCAAGTCCCAACTTTTGAACCATGA
- the LOC125532465 gene encoding uncharacterized protein LOC125532465, which translates to MLRSFPQAHPLLRRMGFNKRDAYFFKQMGKGMLFTYALLGAAWLWNDTSPLGWWTLKPRSKEEKEMAHLYEHREFPYPGDEEAVEEFIKSEGALGTTIGPKGFADTNVDSDNMQKQLQSKKFDQEAQNLWFRMRNEVAHELQEKGFGVE; encoded by the exons ATGCTGCGCAGCTTCCCTCAGGCCCATCCGCTCCTCAG GAGGATGGGGTTCAACAAGAGGGATGCCTACTTCTTTAAGCAGATGGGCAAGGGCATGCTCTTCACCTACGCGCTTCTCGGCGCAGCATGGCTCTGGAATGACACGTCGCCGCTTGGTTGGTGGACGCTCAAGCCACGCTCCAAG GAAGAAAAAGAGATGGCACATCTTTATGAGCACAGGGAGTTTCCCTACCCTGGTGATGAAGAGGCAGTTGAGGAGTTCATAAAAAGTGAGGGTGCTCTAGGTACCACGATCGGGCCCAAAGGTTTTGCGGATACAAATGTGGACTCTGATAACATGCAGAAGCAACTGCAGTCGAAAAAGTTCGACCAGGAGGCACAAAACCTCTGGTTCCGAATGAGGAATGAGGTTGCACATGAACTACAAGAGAAGGGATTTGGTGTTGAATGA